A single region of the Erythrobacter sp. genome encodes:
- the phoU gene encoding phosphate signaling complex protein PhoU has product MGEHTVKAFDEDITRLRGLIAEMGGLAEVAIAEALDAMVRGDVELGDRVVARDKKIDALETEVDKLAVRIIALRAPMADDLREVIAALKIAGVVERIGDYSKNIAKRVGMIEGRDRFEPLTLLPAMGELTSEMVHDVLTAYAARDPELAREVIATDAKVDAFYNSIFRNLVSHMVENPATISSAAQLLFVARNLERIGDHATNVAEMVHFAATGNYPPEDER; this is encoded by the coding sequence CCCGGCTTCGCGGCCTGATCGCGGAGATGGGCGGCCTTGCCGAAGTGGCGATCGCCGAAGCGCTCGACGCGATGGTGCGCGGCGACGTCGAACTGGGCGACCGCGTGGTCGCTCGCGACAAGAAGATCGATGCGCTGGAAACCGAGGTCGACAAGCTCGCGGTCCGCATCATTGCCCTTCGCGCGCCCATGGCGGACGACCTGCGCGAGGTCATCGCGGCGCTCAAGATCGCGGGGGTCGTCGAACGGATCGGCGATTATTCGAAGAACATCGCCAAGCGAGTCGGCATGATCGAGGGGCGCGACCGGTTCGAACCGCTTACCCTGCTTCCCGCCATGGGCGAGCTGACCAGCGAGATGGTCCACGACGTGCTCACCGCCTATGCCGCGCGCGATCCCGAACTCGCGCGCGAGGTTATCGCGACCGATGCCAAGGTGGACGCTTTCTACAACTCGATTTTCCGCAATCTCGTCAGTCACATGGTGGAAAACCCTGCGACCATTTCGAGCGCGGCGCAGCTGCTTTTCGTCGCCCGCAACCTCGAACGCATCGGCGACCACGCCACCAATGTCGCGGAGATGGTCCACTTCGCCGCGACCGGCAATTACCCGCCAGAGGACGAACGCTGA
- the phoB gene encoding phosphate regulon transcriptional regulator PhoB encodes MSAAKLLLVEDDPALSELLEYRFQNEGYQVRCTGDGDEAMVLASEDVPDLIILDWMIEGTSGIEVCRRLRRDKETAHVPIIMLTAREAEDDRVRGLEIGADDYMTKPFSPRELLARVAAVMRRIRPALAGETIEVGDIRLDPVAHKVQRRGKSLQLGPTEYRLLKFFMESPGRVFSRGQLLDGVWGTGSDIELRTVDVHIRRLRKAIGVEGAKDPIRTVRSAGYALEAA; translated from the coding sequence ATGTCCGCTGCGAAACTGCTGCTTGTCGAAGACGATCCCGCGCTTTCCGAACTGCTCGAATACCGCTTCCAGAACGAGGGCTACCAGGTCCGCTGCACCGGCGACGGCGACGAAGCCATGGTGCTGGCGAGCGAGGACGTGCCCGATCTCATCATCCTCGACTGGATGATCGAGGGCACCAGCGGGATCGAAGTCTGCCGCCGTCTGCGCCGCGACAAGGAAACCGCGCACGTCCCCATCATCATGCTGACCGCCCGCGAGGCCGAGGACGACCGCGTGCGCGGGCTCGAAATCGGCGCGGACGATTACATGACCAAGCCCTTTTCCCCGCGCGAACTGCTCGCCCGCGTGGCTGCGGTCATGCGCCGCATCCGCCCGGCGCTCGCCGGCGAGACGATCGAGGTCGGCGACATCCGGCTCGATCCGGTCGCGCACAAGGTCCAGCGGCGCGGCAAGTCGCTCCAGCTCGGCCCGACCGAATACCGCCTGCTCAAGTTCTTCATGGAGAGCCCGGGCCGCGTGTTCAGCCGGGGGCAGCTCCTCGACGGAGTGTGGGGCACGGGCTCGGACATCGAGTTGCGGACGGTCGACGTCCACATCCGCCGCCTTCGCAAGGCGATCGGCGTGGAGGGCGCGAAGGATCCGATCCGCACGGTCCGCTCGGCCGGCTACGCGCTCGAGGCGGCCTGA
- a CDS encoding error-prone DNA polymerase, whose translation MPEAPLTPEKRRLEVDPDLIEAPPRAPFVELGLASCFSFLRGASDAVDLVLTARSLGYDAIGIADVNSFAGVVRIHTEARTLKLRPVIGTRIETVEGLAFLAYPKDRAAYGRLCRLISAGRMHTLEGEWQDKGVCEIDLSMLADHAEGSALILLPPRDLDEHFTVPAWASNVVALDGSEFAGTATGALPDLLPHLARGLPTMRHLAASYLYRGDDIARIDRLDALARANGLGLLATNDVHYHAPERRPLQDVMTALRHKTTVAEAGHLLDANAERHLKSPQEMARLFERWPHAIAAAREVADACTFSLEELRYEYPEEIYPDGMAPQEYLEIETWAGAERRYPEGVPESVTETLERELALIAKLDLARYFLTIKDIVDFARSVEPPILCQGRGSAANSAVCYCLGITSVDPAKHQLLFDRFISEERKEPPDIDVDFEHERREEVIQYIYRRYGRHRAGLCATVIHYRPRMAIREVGKAMGLSEDVTGALARTVWGGWGREIDERHAAETGLDVTDPHLRRVLKLTEQMIGMPRHLSQHVGGFILTEGALTETVPIGNGAMPDRSFIEWDKDDIEALGILKVDVLALGMLTCIRKCLDLLEDHHDRKLTLASVPREDPETYAMLRKGDSLGVFQVESRAQMNMLPRLRPREFYDLVIQVAIVRPGPIQGDMVHPYLKRRRGAEAVTIPAPSPQHGPPDELSSILERTLGVPIFQEQAMKIALDAAKFSSAEANRLRKAMATFRSRGMVDELQDMMVERMVTRGYERDFAERCFNQIRGFGEYGFPESHAASFAHLVYVSSWLKCHFPAAFACALLNSQPMGFYAPAQIVRDAREHGVAVLPADVNLSQWDCTLEEIGEAAEVSEGRFDRHIALRLGLRQIDGLAEHVAAQLIAEREERGPYRDVAALRERARIGPAHVERLASADAFGSMGLSRRQALWDARSLVAAPDLPLFRAAAEREEGAERAKTRLPQMPLSEEVVADYQTTRLSLKAHPMAFLRASLADRGFVRACDLRYRKFRSMVQVAGVVLIRQRPGSAKGVCFITLEDETGVINLVVWPDLKEKQRRVVMGARLMEVRGRVEYDDEVIHVIAHHMTDATHALYALSDDMLNAPVARADHVNAPLTGHKHPASRADTGENEAIRPRDLIDQLPNTRGHPRNARIIPKSRDFH comes from the coding sequence ATGCCCGAGGCCCCGCTCACCCCCGAAAAGCGCCGTCTCGAAGTCGATCCCGACCTCATCGAGGCCCCGCCGCGCGCACCTTTCGTCGAATTGGGGCTCGCCAGCTGCTTCAGCTTCCTGCGCGGCGCCTCGGATGCGGTGGACCTTGTCCTCACCGCGCGCTCCCTCGGCTATGACGCGATCGGGATCGCCGATGTCAACAGCTTCGCAGGCGTGGTCCGCATCCACACCGAGGCGCGGACTCTGAAACTGCGCCCCGTCATCGGCACGCGGATCGAGACGGTCGAGGGCCTTGCTTTCCTCGCCTATCCGAAGGACCGCGCCGCCTATGGCCGGTTGTGCCGCCTCATCAGCGCAGGCCGGATGCACACGCTCGAAGGTGAATGGCAGGACAAGGGCGTGTGCGAGATCGACCTGTCCATGCTCGCCGACCATGCCGAAGGGAGCGCGCTCATCCTCCTGCCGCCGCGCGACCTCGACGAGCATTTCACCGTGCCCGCCTGGGCGAGCAATGTCGTCGCGCTCGACGGGAGCGAATTCGCCGGCACAGCCACCGGCGCGCTGCCCGATCTCCTGCCGCATCTCGCGCGCGGCCTGCCGACCATGCGCCACTTGGCTGCGAGCTACCTCTACCGCGGCGACGACATCGCCCGGATCGACCGGCTCGACGCGCTGGCGCGGGCGAACGGGCTGGGCCTGCTCGCGACGAACGACGTGCATTACCACGCGCCCGAGCGCCGCCCCTTGCAGGACGTGATGACCGCGCTTCGCCACAAGACCACCGTCGCCGAAGCCGGGCACCTGCTCGACGCCAATGCCGAGCGGCACCTCAAGTCCCCGCAGGAAATGGCCCGCCTGTTCGAGCGCTGGCCGCACGCCATCGCCGCCGCGCGCGAGGTGGCCGACGCCTGCACCTTCAGCCTCGAGGAACTGCGCTACGAATACCCTGAGGAAATCTACCCCGACGGCATGGCGCCGCAGGAATATCTCGAGATCGAGACCTGGGCCGGGGCCGAAAGGCGCTACCCCGAAGGCGTGCCCGAAAGCGTCACCGAGACGCTCGAGCGCGAACTGGCGCTGATCGCCAAGCTCGACCTTGCGCGCTATTTCCTGACCATCAAGGACATCGTCGATTTCGCCCGCAGCGTCGAACCGCCGATTTTGTGCCAGGGGCGGGGGTCGGCCGCGAATTCGGCGGTGTGCTACTGCCTCGGCATCACCAGCGTCGATCCGGCCAAGCACCAGCTCCTGTTCGACCGCTTCATCTCCGAGGAGCGCAAGGAGCCGCCCGACATCGACGTCGATTTCGAGCATGAGCGGCGCGAGGAGGTGATCCAGTACATCTACCGTCGCTATGGCCGTCACCGCGCTGGCTTGTGCGCCACCGTGATCCACTACCGCCCGCGCATGGCGATCCGCGAGGTGGGGAAGGCCATGGGCCTGTCCGAGGACGTAACCGGCGCGCTCGCGCGAACTGTGTGGGGCGGATGGGGCCGCGAGATCGACGAACGCCACGCCGCCGAAACCGGCCTCGACGTCACCGACCCGCATCTTCGCCGCGTGCTCAAGCTGACCGAGCAGATGATCGGGATGCCGCGCCACCTCTCGCAGCACGTCGGCGGCTTCATCCTGACCGAGGGCGCGCTCACCGAGACCGTGCCGATCGGCAATGGCGCAATGCCGGATCGCAGCTTCATCGAGTGGGACAAGGACGACATCGAGGCATTGGGCATCCTCAAGGTCGATGTGCTCGCTCTGGGGATGCTGACCTGTATCCGCAAGTGCCTCGACCTCTTGGAGGACCACCACGACCGCAAGCTGACGCTGGCGAGCGTTCCCCGCGAGGACCCGGAGACCTACGCCATGCTGCGCAAGGGGGATTCGCTCGGCGTGTTCCAGGTCGAAAGCCGGGCGCAGATGAATATGCTCCCCCGCCTGCGCCCGCGCGAGTTCTACGACCTCGTGATCCAGGTCGCGATCGTGCGGCCCGGCCCGATCCAGGGCGACATGGTGCATCCTTACCTGAAACGCCGCCGGGGCGCGGAGGCGGTGACCATCCCCGCGCCCTCGCCGCAGCACGGACCGCCCGACGAGCTATCGAGCATCCTCGAGCGCACATTAGGCGTTCCGATTTTCCAGGAACAGGCGATGAAGATCGCGCTGGACGCCGCGAAATTCTCCAGCGCCGAAGCCAACCGGTTGAGAAAGGCGATGGCGACCTTCCGCAGCCGGGGGATGGTGGACGAACTGCAGGACATGATGGTCGAGCGCATGGTGACGCGCGGCTACGAGCGCGACTTCGCCGAGCGGTGCTTCAACCAGATCCGCGGCTTCGGCGAATACGGCTTTCCCGAAAGCCATGCGGCGAGCTTCGCGCATCTCGTTTACGTCTCGAGCTGGCTCAAGTGCCACTTCCCCGCGGCCTTCGCCTGCGCCCTGCTCAATTCGCAGCCGATGGGCTTCTACGCGCCCGCGCAGATCGTGCGCGATGCGCGCGAGCACGGGGTCGCAGTGCTGCCGGCGGATGTGAACCTGTCGCAGTGGGATTGCACGCTGGAGGAAATCGGCGAGGCGGCGGAGGTGAGTGAAGGGCGCTTCGACCGGCACATTGCCCTCCGCCTCGGCCTGCGCCAGATCGACGGGCTGGCAGAACACGTCGCGGCGCAGCTCATCGCCGAGCGCGAGGAGCGTGGGCCTTACCGCGACGTCGCCGCCTTGCGCGAACGCGCGCGCATCGGCCCGGCCCATGTCGAACGGCTCGCGAGTGCGGATGCCTTCGGCTCGATGGGCCTTTCGCGCAGGCAGGCGCTGTGGGATGCAAGGAGCCTTGTCGCCGCGCCCGACCTGCCGCTGTTCCGCGCGGCGGCGGAAAGGGAGGAGGGCGCGGAGCGGGCGAAGACCCGCTTGCCGCAGATGCCTTTGTCGGAGGAAGTGGTGGCCGATTACCAGACCACGCGCCTCTCGCTGAAGGCGCACCCGATGGCTTTCCTGCGCGCGAGCCTTGCCGATCGCGGCTTCGTGCGCGCGTGCGATCTCAGGTACCGCAAGTTCCGGAGTATGGTGCAGGTCGCGGGCGTCGTCCTCATCCGCCAGCGGCCGGGCAGCGCCAAGGGCGTGTGCTTCATCACGCTGGAGGACGAGACAGGCGTCATCAACCTCGTCGTGTGGCCGGACTTGAAGGAGAAGCAGCGCCGCGTCGTCATGGGTGCGCGGCTGATGGAAGTGCGGGGCCGGGTCGAATATGATGACGAGGTGATCCACGTCATCGCCCACCACATGACCGATGCGACGCACGCGCTCTACGCGCTCTCGGATGATATGCTGAACGCCCCCGTCGCGCGCGCGGACCATGTCAACGCGCCGCTCACCGGGCACAAGCATCCGGCGAGCCGCGCGGACACGGGCGAGAACGAGGCGATCCGGCCGCGCGACCTCATCGACCAGCTTCCGAACACGCGCGGCCATCCGCGCAATGCCCGGATCATCCCGAAATCACGCGACTTTCACTAG
- a CDS encoding UdgX family uracil-DNA binding protein (This protein belongs to the uracil DNA glycosylase superfamily, members of which act in excision repair of DNA. However, it belongs more specifically to UdgX branch, whose founding member was found to bind uracil in DNA (where it does not belong), without cleaving it, appears to promote DNA repair by a pathway involving RecA, rather than base excision.) yields MTVPRASMQNASLGAHYVVHIPEPDDFAFWRERARGLIQCDVPPDRVSWVEPGGTGDLFAQEGPSRGERRLPVPPESPHEVRASKRFMQLARKAALHSDPSRFGLLYRMLWRLQSNPRAMEDKADPDVRRIEELDKAVRRDAHKMHAFVRFREVRTEDGGEHYVAWFEPDHHIVRAEAGFFMRRFANMNWSILTPKGCIHWDGETMRESGPARRSDAPGGDPVEELWRSYYASIFNPARLKVGAMLSEMPRKYWKNLPEAALIPDLIAGAQAREAQMVDHGATDMGEKPETLDKVGEAIAKCRACPIGELENRAVMGEGPRSAPLMIVGEQPGDQEDVTGRPFVGPAGQLLDEYLQRAGIDRGGTYVTNAVKHFKYVPRGKRRLHQSPAAKEIDTCRWWLEAERDLVKPRVILALGASAARGLLGRTVSISKVRGQAMPLEGGAELWVTAHPSYLLRLDGEARERQAALFEADLAAVKERLTELEA; encoded by the coding sequence ATGACCGTCCCGAGAGCTTCGATGCAGAACGCCTCCCTCGGCGCGCATTACGTCGTCCACATCCCCGAGCCCGACGACTTCGCTTTCTGGCGCGAGCGGGCGCGGGGGCTGATCCAGTGCGACGTGCCGCCCGACCGGGTTTCTTGGGTCGAGCCGGGCGGGACGGGCGATCTCTTCGCGCAGGAGGGACCATCCCGGGGCGAGCGCCGCCTTCCCGTGCCGCCCGAATCCCCGCACGAGGTGCGCGCCAGCAAGCGTTTCATGCAGCTCGCCCGCAAGGCGGCGCTCCATTCCGACCCTTCGCGCTTCGGCCTGCTCTACCGGATGCTCTGGCGGCTCCAGTCCAACCCCCGCGCGATGGAGGACAAGGCCGACCCCGACGTGCGCCGGATCGAGGAGCTCGACAAGGCGGTGCGGCGCGATGCGCACAAGATGCACGCCTTCGTCCGCTTCCGCGAAGTCCGCACCGAAGACGGAGGTGAACACTACGTCGCCTGGTTCGAGCCCGACCACCACATCGTGCGGGCCGAGGCGGGCTTCTTCATGCGCCGCTTCGCCAATATGAACTGGTCGATCCTGACGCCCAAGGGCTGCATCCACTGGGACGGAGAGACCATGCGCGAAAGCGGCCCGGCGCGGCGGAGCGATGCCCCCGGCGGCGATCCGGTCGAGGAACTGTGGCGCTCCTACTACGCTTCCATATTCAACCCCGCGCGGCTGAAGGTCGGGGCGATGCTTTCCGAAATGCCGCGCAAATACTGGAAGAACCTGCCCGAAGCGGCGCTGATCCCCGATCTCATCGCCGGCGCGCAGGCGAGGGAAGCGCAGATGGTCGATCACGGCGCGACAGACATGGGCGAGAAGCCCGAGACGCTCGACAAGGTCGGCGAGGCGATCGCCAAGTGCCGCGCCTGCCCGATCGGCGAGCTCGAAAACCGCGCGGTGATGGGCGAGGGGCCGCGTTCGGCTCCGCTGATGATCGTCGGCGAACAGCCGGGCGACCAGGAGGACGTGACAGGCCGCCCCTTCGTGGGGCCTGCGGGGCAATTGCTCGACGAATACCTCCAGCGCGCCGGGATCGACCGGGGCGGGACTTATGTCACCAATGCGGTCAAGCATTTCAAATACGTCCCCCGGGGCAAGCGCCGCCTCCACCAGTCCCCGGCGGCGAAGGAGATCGACACCTGCCGCTGGTGGCTCGAGGCCGAGCGCGACCTTGTCAAACCCCGCGTGATCCTTGCCCTCGGCGCAAGCGCGGCGCGCGGGCTGCTGGGTAGGACAGTCAGCATTTCCAAAGTCCGAGGGCAGGCCATGCCGCTTGAAGGCGGGGCGGAGCTGTGGGTGACGGCGCATCCCTCCTACCTGCTGCGCCTCGACGGCGAGGCGCGCGAGAGGCAGGCGGCCCTGTTCGAGGCGGATCTTGCCGCAGTGAAGGAGCGGCTCACGGAACTGGAAGCTTAG
- a CDS encoding putative DNA modification/repair radical SAM protein, which produces MAQQLSLRQKLEILADAAKYDASCASSGTAKKDSRGGKGVGSTEGMGICHAYAPDGRCISLLKILLTNHCIFDCHYCINRKSSNVRRARFTPQEVADLTLSFYKRNYIEGLFLSSGIVKSANHTMEQLIEAARILREEHDFRGYIHLKTIPEADAELIHEAGLYADRVSINVELPTDSGLTRLAPDKNARQIEGAMDRTKVRILQAKDERKRFRHAPRFAPAGQSTQMIVGADGASDVDIMGRASALYGNFGLRRVYYSAFSPIPDASAVLPLKRPPLIREHRLYQSDWLMRFYGYAPGEVAEAAEADGNLPLDIDPKLAWALKFRERFPVDVNRASREELLRVPGLGTKAVAKILAARRHRTLRLDDLARLTQSIAKVRPFLVAADWRPTRLTDRIDLRAMLAPKSEQLELF; this is translated from the coding sequence ATGGCCCAGCAGCTTTCCCTTCGCCAGAAACTCGAAATCCTCGCCGATGCGGCGAAGTACGATGCGTCCTGCGCGTCCTCGGGCACGGCAAAGAAGGATTCGCGCGGCGGCAAGGGCGTCGGCTCGACCGAGGGGATGGGCATTTGCCACGCCTATGCGCCCGACGGGCGGTGCATATCGCTGCTCAAGATCCTGCTGACCAATCACTGCATCTTCGACTGCCATTACTGCATCAACCGCAAGAGCTCGAACGTTCGCCGCGCGCGCTTCACCCCGCAGGAGGTCGCCGACCTCACCCTGTCCTTCTACAAGCGCAACTACATCGAGGGCCTGTTCCTCTCCTCCGGCATCGTGAAAAGCGCGAACCACACGATGGAACAGCTGATCGAGGCGGCCCGCATCCTGCGCGAAGAGCATGATTTTCGCGGCTATATCCATTTGAAGACCATTCCTGAGGCCGATGCCGAGCTGATCCACGAGGCGGGGCTCTATGCCGACCGGGTCTCGATCAATGTCGAACTGCCGACCGACAGCGGCCTGACGCGCCTCGCCCCCGACAAGAACGCCCGCCAGATCGAGGGCGCGATGGACCGCACGAAGGTGCGCATCCTGCAGGCCAAGGACGAGCGCAAGCGCTTCCGCCACGCGCCGCGTTTCGCGCCCGCCGGCCAGTCGACCCAGATGATCGTCGGCGCGGACGGGGCTTCGGATGTCGACATCATGGGCCGGGCGAGCGCGCTCTACGGCAATTTCGGGCTGAGGCGGGTCTATTACAGCGCCTTTTCGCCGATCCCCGATGCCTCCGCCGTCCTGCCGCTGAAGCGCCCGCCGCTCATTCGCGAGCATCGGCTTTACCAGTCGGACTGGCTGATGCGCTTCTACGGCTACGCGCCGGGCGAGGTGGCCGAGGCCGCTGAGGCGGACGGGAACCTCCCGCTCGACATCGACCCCAAGCTCGCCTGGGCATTGAAATTCCGCGAGCGTTTTCCGGTCGACGTCAACCGTGCGAGCCGCGAGGAATTGCTGCGCGTGCCGGGGCTGGGGACGAAGGCGGTGGCGAAGATCCTCGCCGCGCGGCGGCACCGGACGCTCCGGCTCGACGATCTTGCGCGCCTCACCCAGTCGATCGCCAAGGTCCGCCCCTTCCTCGTCGCGGCCGACTGGCGCCCGACGCGGCTGACCGACCGGATCGATCTGAGGGCAATGCTCGCACCGAAGTCCGAGCAGCTGGAGCTGTTCTGA
- a CDS encoding PilZ domain-containing protein — translation MHSIPRAAERRPLSLVVRGRVRSRPVYVDLLDISEGGCKIRGGLGFASIGDRVVMKVGGINAPLGVVAWVEGKEAGVAFEGEMHSAVLDYLCQSQGASAAPEEQEALRRV, via the coding sequence ATGCATTCGATCCCCCGCGCCGCAGAGCGCCGCCCGCTCAGCCTGGTCGTTCGCGGCCGTGTGCGTTCGCGTCCGGTCTATGTCGACCTGCTCGACATTTCCGAGGGCGGCTGCAAGATTCGCGGCGGGCTCGGCTTCGCCAGCATCGGCGACCGGGTGGTGATGAAGGTCGGCGGGATCAACGCCCCGCTGGGTGTGGTCGCGTGGGTCGAGGGCAAGGAGGCCGGGGTCGCCTTCGAAGGCGAGATGCACAGCGCCGTGCTCGATTACCTGTGCCAGTCGCAAGGCGCCTCTGCCGCACCGGAAGAACAGGAGGCGCTGCGCCGGGTCTGA
- a CDS encoding DUF6504 family protein, giving the protein MTKSASSPHRASALQAFPVPSRPKGSGAAARLAGADLATLARQREGRWRPGLAEQPLHSEIFASAGDASGAGFALALARDALAAAAARPDPLAEPQDRRHVLWVQDARAIERGGRPYLHGLPRDLRDRLIHVAARSPEDALFALEEGLRCRDFACVIGEIAGNPRSLDFTASRRLSLTAEKHGIALWLVRLEAEADLSSARMRWRVAAAPSARPRWNHDAPGAPAWAAELFRARSHIPGQWTLRDDDGRLRADRPARPETAANLNPRPLRRILALWCARLSVDRWRLGQGLEAREGADAEPTALITETAHGPRIAAVNDAGRAAGVQPGTMLADARTLCPAVRTAPADPAGDLAFLEKLAVWAQRWGPWSALDAPDGVLVDVTAVAHLFGGEARLLADVEAACTKRGLAVRCAIAPTAGAAWALAHYGPSRAIVGPGDDLLARLADLPVAALRLDEDVLTVLRRLGLKRLGELAGVAGHVQDGESEAASRDALQRRFRNRKSPAANPLIRLDQILGRVPEPLLPVVPQSMPLVQRRLVEPIRHRDLLDRVLADLAQDMARELEGRGEGARRLEIALWRVDGEVIARRLELAAATRDPDHVIRLFSAKLDDVDAGFGIETVRLRASWAEPLALEQGEIEASAEKRGTSLAACIDRLTVRLGTEAVRRPVPRASHLPERAVRWQGPLDPVPPAQGMLEFHRRPLKLLDRPEKIAVLYASPDGFPQRFRWRGEVREVARVEGPERIAPEWWRERSSARLRDYYRIEDAAGRRYWIYRHGIAGDGRGGDRKGRAPDWFLQGLCA; this is encoded by the coding sequence ATGACGAAATCCGCATCCTCTCCTCACCGCGCAAGCGCGCTCCAGGCTTTTCCCGTCCCCTCTCGTCCGAAGGGAAGCGGTGCGGCGGCGCGGCTGGCGGGCGCCGATCTCGCCACGCTTGCACGCCAGCGCGAAGGGCGCTGGCGACCGGGCCTTGCCGAACAACCGCTTCACAGCGAGATCTTCGCGAGCGCCGGGGATGCGAGCGGGGCGGGTTTCGCGCTGGCGCTCGCCCGCGATGCCCTGGCCGCAGCGGCGGCGAGGCCCGATCCGTTGGCCGAGCCGCAGGACCGCCGCCACGTGCTGTGGGTGCAGGATGCGCGCGCGATCGAGCGGGGCGGGCGGCCCTATCTCCACGGCCTGCCGCGCGACCTGAGGGATCGGCTGATCCACGTCGCCGCACGCAGCCCCGAAGACGCGCTGTTCGCTCTGGAAGAGGGCCTCAGGTGCCGCGATTTCGCCTGCGTCATCGGAGAGATCGCGGGCAATCCGCGCAGCCTCGATTTCACCGCCTCGCGCCGCCTCAGCCTCACGGCGGAGAAGCACGGCATTGCGCTGTGGCTCGTCCGGCTCGAGGCCGAGGCCGACCTTTCCTCCGCCCGGATGCGCTGGCGGGTCGCCGCAGCCCCTTCCGCGCGTCCGCGCTGGAACCACGACGCGCCCGGAGCGCCCGCTTGGGCCGCCGAGCTGTTCCGCGCCCGCTCCCACATTCCCGGACAATGGACCCTTCGCGATGACGACGGACGCCTCCGCGCCGACCGGCCGGCCCGCCCCGAAACCGCCGCCAACCTCAACCCCCGGCCACTACGCCGGATCCTCGCCCTGTGGTGCGCGCGACTTTCGGTCGATCGCTGGCGGCTCGGGCAAGGGCTTGAGGCGCGCGAGGGCGCGGATGCCGAACCGACCGCGCTGATCACCGAAACCGCGCACGGCCCTCGCATCGCCGCCGTCAACGACGCGGGCCGCGCCGCCGGGGTGCAGCCGGGGACGATGCTCGCCGATGCGCGGACGCTCTGCCCCGCCGTGCGCACCGCCCCGGCGGATCCGGCGGGCGACCTTGCCTTTCTTGAGAAACTCGCCGTCTGGGCGCAGCGCTGGGGGCCGTGGAGCGCGCTCGACGCGCCCGACGGCGTGCTGGTCGACGTGACCGCGGTCGCGCACCTGTTCGGCGGAGAGGCGCGGCTGCTGGCGGATGTCGAGGCGGCCTGCACGAAGCGCGGGCTCGCGGTGCGCTGCGCCATCGCGCCGACCGCAGGAGCGGCCTGGGCGCTCGCGCATTACGGGCCGTCGCGGGCCATAGTGGGGCCGGGGGACGACCTCCTCGCCCGGCTCGCCGACCTGCCGGTTGCGGCCTTGCGGCTCGACGAGGACGTGCTGACCGTGCTGCGCCGCCTCGGTCTGAAGCGCCTTGGCGAACTCGCCGGGGTCGCGGGGCACGTACAGGACGGGGAAAGCGAAGCCGCCTCGCGCGATGCGCTCCAGCGCCGGTTCCGCAACCGCAAGTCGCCCGCCGCCAACCCGCTCATCCGGCTCGACCAGATCCTCGGCCGCGTGCCCGAGCCGCTCCTCCCGGTCGTCCCCCAGTCGATGCCGCTCGTCCAGCGCCGCCTCGTCGAGCCGATCCGCCACCGCGACCTGCTCGACCGGGTGCTGGCCGATCTGGCGCAGGATATGGCGCGCGAGCTCGAAGGGCGGGGCGAGGGCGCGCGGCGGCTCGAGATCGCGCTGTGGCGGGTCGACGGCGAGGTGATCGCGCGCCGCCTCGAACTCGCCGCCGCGACGCGCGATCCCGACCACGTCATCCGCCTGTTTTCCGCCAAGCTCGACGATGTCGACGCGGGTTTCGGGATCGAGACGGTGCGCCTTCGCGCCAGCTGGGCCGAACCGCTCGCGCTCGAACAGGGCGAGATCGAGGCTTCGGCGGAAAAGCGCGGCACTTCGCTTGCCGCCTGCATCGACCGGCTGACCGTGCGGCTCGGGACCGAGGCCGTGCGCCGCCCGGTCCCCCGCGCGAGCCACCTGCCCGAACGCGCGGTGCGGTGGCAGGGGCCGCTCGACCCGGTCCCGCCCGCGCAGGGGATGCTCGAATTTCACCGGCGGCCCCTCAAGCTGCTCGACCGGCCGGAGAAGATCGCGGTCCTCTACGCCTCGCCCGACGGCTTCCCCCAGCGCTTTCGCTGGCGGGGCGAGGTGCGCGAGGTCGCCCGGGTCGAAGGGCCGGAGCGGATCGCGCCCGAATGGTGGCGCGAGCGATCGAGCGCGCGGCTGCGCGACTATTACCGGATCGAGGACGCGGCCGGGCGGCGCTACTGGATCTATCGCCACGGGATCGCCGGGGACGGGCGCGGCGGCGACCGCAAGGGCCGCGCGCCCGACTGGTTCCTGCAGGGCCTGTGCGCCTGA